In a genomic window of Urocitellus parryii isolate mUroPar1 chromosome 2, mUroPar1.hap1, whole genome shotgun sequence:
- the LOC113178124 gene encoding LOW QUALITY PROTEIN: olfactory receptor 5K3-like (The sequence of the model RefSeq protein was modified relative to this genomic sequence to represent the inferred CDS: inserted 1 base in 1 codon) encodes MTEGNHSMTTEFILMGFMDYPDMKTLLFVVFSAIYLVTMVGNLGLVALIYMERRLHTPMYIFLGNLALMDSCCSCAITPKMLQNFFSEDKRISLYECMVQFYFLCLAETTDCFLLAAMAYDRYVAICRPLQYHTMMSMELCIQMTTGAYIGGFLHPMVEVGLXLRLTFCRSHQINHFFCDVLPLYRLSCVDPYINELMLLILAGSIQVFTIAIVLISYFYILFTIFTMKSKKGRGKALSTCASHFLSVSIFYGSLLFMYAQPSSVNEGEKDIPVAIFYTLVIPLLNPFIYSLRNKEVTNVIKRIIKKRQFCNVLKQVSSPLEN; translated from the exons ATGACTGAGGGCAACCACTCAATGACAACTGAATTTATCCTCATGGGATTTATGGATTACCCAGACATGAAGACCCTTCTATTTGTGGTGTTCTCTGCCATCTATCTGGTCACCATGGTGGGGAATCTAGGGTTGGTGGCCTTGATTTACATGGAGCGCCGTCTTCACACACCAATGTACATCTTCCTGGGCAACCTGGCTCTCATGGATTCCTGCTGTTCCTGTGCCATCACTCCCAAGATGTTACAGAACTTTTTTTCTGAAGACAAAAGGATTTCCCTCTATGAATGCAtggtacaattttattttctctgtcttgcTGAGACTACAGACTGCTTTCTTCTGGCAgcaatggcctatgaccgctatgtggccatatGCAGACCACTGCAGTACCACACCATGATGTCAATGGAACTCTGCATTCAGATGACCACAGGAGCCTACATAGGAGGGTTCCTGCATCCTATGGTTGAAGTAGGAC TTTTGAGGTTAACTTTCTGTAGGTCTCATCAAATCAATCACTTTTTTTGTGATGTTCTTCCATTATACAGACTCTCTTGTGTTGACCCTTATATTAATGAATTGATGTTACTTATCTTGGCAGGGTCAATTCAAGTCTTTACTATTGCTATTGTTTTAATCTCCTATTTCTATATCCTTTTCACTATATTCACAATGAAATCcaaaaagggaagaggaaaagctCTATCTACTTGTGCATCCCATTTCCTCTCTGTGTCAATATTCTATGGCTCTCTGCTCTTCATGTATGCTCAACCAAGTTCTGTTAATGAAGGTGAGAAAGATATACCTGTAGCTATTTTTTATACTCTAGTCATTCCTTTATTAAACCCTTTTATTTATAGTCTAAGAAATAAGGAAGTAACAAATGttataaaaagaattatcaaGAAGAGACAATTTTGTAATGTTCTGAAACAAGTATCATCTCCCTTGGAAAATTGA
- the LOC113178210 gene encoding olfactory receptor 5K3-like, with the protein MEHHIYIIPISTEKLEMTEDNHSMTNEFILIGFTDHPDMKTLLFVVFFGIYLVTMVGNLGLVALIYMERRLQTPMYIFLGNLALMDSCCSSAITPKMLQNFFSEDRRISLYECMAQFYFLCLAETTDCFLLAAMAYDRYVAICRPLQYHTLMSKTLCIQMTTGAYIAGHLHSIVQVGLLLRLTFCRSHQINHFFCDVLPLYRLSCVDPYINELMILILSGFVQIFSVTVVLISYFYILFTIFTMKSKEGRGKGLSTCASHFLSVSIFYGSLLFMYIRPNSFNEDDKDIPVAIFYTLVIPLLNPFIYSLRNKEVINVIKKL; encoded by the coding sequence ATGGAacatcatatatacataattccTATCTCAACAGAAAAGCTAGAGATGACTGAGGACAACCACTCAATGACAAATGAATTTATCCTTATCGGGTTTACAGACCACCCAGACATGAAGACTCTTCTGTTTGTGGTGTTCTTTGGCATCTATCTGGTCACCATGGTGGGGAATCTAGGGTTGGTGGCCTTGATATACATGGAGCGCCGTCTTCAAACACCAATGTACATCTTCCTGGGCAACCTGGCTCTCATGGATTCCTGCTGTTCCTCTGCCATCACTCCCAAGATGTTACAGAACTTCTTTTCTGAGGACAGAAGGATTTCCCTCTATGAATGCATGGCACAATTCTATTTTCTCTGTCTTGCTGAGACTACAGACTGCTTTCTTCTCGCAgcaatggcctatgaccgctatgtggccatatGCAGACCACTGCAATACCACACTCTAATGTCAAAGACACTCTGCATTCAGATGACCACAGGAGCCTACATAGCTGGACATCTGCATTCCATTGTTCAAGTAGGACTTTTGTTGAGATTAACTTTCTGTAGGTCTCATCAAATCaatcacttcttttgtgatgtcCTTCCATTATACAGACTCTCTTGTGTTGACCCTTATATCAATGAATTGATGATACTTATCTTGTCAGGATTTGTTCAAATTTTTTCTGTTACAGTAGTACTAATCTCTtatttctacattcttttcaCTATCTTCACAATGAAAtccaaagaaggaagaggaaaaggtttATCTACTTGTGCATCCCACTTTCTCTCTGTGTCAATATTCTATGGTTCTCTGCTCTTCATGTATATTAGGCCAAATTCATTTAATGAAGATGATAAAGATATACCTGTTGCTATTTTTTATACTCTAGTTATTCCTTTATTAAACCCTTTCATTTATAGTCTAAGAAATAAGGAAGTAATAAATGTTAtcaaaaaattatga